In Ipomoea triloba cultivar NCNSP0323 chromosome 7, ASM357664v1, a single genomic region encodes these proteins:
- the LOC116025348 gene encoding salutaridinol 7-O-acetyltransferase-like, whose protein sequence is MSCLLENPEMEKIKQLIPTGKAYEPQPVGKALVSVQVNRFSCGGMGFGVYVSHAIADASAVAIFFETWASINRGCAVNGSGFISGQPSILFPPLTDTSAIERSVKMAAEAIEQEEKSMIVKRFVIPANAIAQLREELICKENNKGSVQRPSRTEALTALVWAAVINATPPTQTVPLSCMVNLRSRMEPPLQPKCLGNFAYGATVHCEAAAKDGTVVTAVQLVEKIRDSLRAVNDGAARKMYGEGGLLRAAFAKGHEMVRNKDSSTTTLYTSSLCRQPYYEVDFGWGKPRLVVNLLKNSTVLFLDTIGGAVEVWMGLPKEVMHTLMQNRHFLRFCLS, encoded by the coding sequence ATGTCTTGTTTACTGGAGAATCCTGAGATGGAGAAGATTAAGCAGCTGATTCCTACTGGAAAGGCTTATGAGCCCCAACCGGTAGGAAAGGCACTGGTTTCGGTTCAGGTGAACCGGTTCAGCTGCGGGGGAATGGGCTTTGGGGTTTATGTTTCACACGCCATAGCCGATGCTTCAGCCGTTGCCATTTTCTTCGAAACCTGGGCATCCATTAACCGCGGCTGTGCTGTGAATGGAAGTGGATTCATTTCCGGTCAACCTAGCATCTTATTCCCTCCTTTGACGGATACTTCTGCCATTGAACGATCAGTGAAGATGGCGGCAGAGGCAATCGAGCAGGAAGAGAAATCCATGATTGTTAAAAGGTTCGTCATTCCTGCCAATGCCATAGCCCAACTCAGAGAAGAATTAATATGTAAGGAAAACAACAAGGGTTCTGTTCAACGCCCGTCTCGCACGGAGGCGTTAACGGCGTTAGTATGGGCGGCAGTGATAAACGCAACTCCTCCAACTCAAACTGTGCCGTTATCCTGCATGGTGAACTTGCGGAGCAGGATGGAGCCGCCGCTGCAGCCAAAATGTCTAGGGAACTTCGCCTACGGAGCCACCGTTCACTGCGAGGCGGCGGCGAAAGACGGCACCGTCGTAACCGCTGTTCAATTGGTGGAGAAAATACGCGATTCTCTCCGAGCTGTTAACGACGGAGCGGCGAGGAAGATGTACGGCGAAGGCGGGTTGTTACGCGCGGCGTTTGCCAAAGGTCATGAAATGGTGCGCAACAAAGATTCTTCAACGACAACGTTGTACACAAGCAGTCTGTGTAGACAGCCTTATTACGAAGTTGATTTCGGGTGGGGGAAGCCAAGACTGGTTGTGAATTTGCTCAAGAATTCAACGGTGCTTTTCTTAGACACCATTGGTGGAGCGGTAGAAGTGTGGATGGGATTGCCTAAGGAGGTTATGCACACTTTAATGCAAAACCGCCACTTTCTACGTTTCTGCCTCTCCTAA
- the LOC116025346 gene encoding vinorine synthase-like → MKIEVRRREIIKPSSPTPQNLRTYNFSIVDQLSANVKIPYVRFYDAPGGSRTYNGVIEELKKSLSQTLSLMYPLAGRIKDDRLSIDCNDEGVEFIEGEVAQSLSSFLENPDFEMIRQMVPCNPFTGAFEPNPDARVLVVQVNRFSCGGMSIGLIISHAIGDGVSITVLADAWARINRGCAAVDDGGIIFDASKLFPPVKDTAALDQFARVARGTGEDKDKYVVRRFYIPASAIDQLREQLRLISHYRPSRAEALIAVVWDAVIAANQERHKGRINLHVLTSIINIRNRMEPPFPANCLGNNTFGATAHWNQPTDGNPSRHALAAKFRDAVRGVNDEAARKRYGKGGLLHTMLPIMSEIIKHEGAKKNMYCLYTSSLLGMQVYAADFGWGKPRLAVNAQVMKDTVVFMEGKFGGVDLWMGLPEELMNIVVKVPQFAEFVSAGFSKSKI, encoded by the exons ATGAAAATTGAAGTTCGCAGAAGAGAAATAATCAAGCCATCTTCTCCAACCCCTCAAAATCTCAGAACTTACAACTTCTCCATTGTTGATCAGCTCTCTGCGAACGTCAAGATCCCCTACGTCCGCTTCTACGACGCCCCAGGTGGCTCAAGAACCTACAATGGCGTCATTGAGGAGCTCAAGAAATCTCTCTCCCAGACGCTGTCGCTCATGTACCCGCTGGCCGGGAGGATCAAGGACGACCGATTATCAATCGATTGTAACGACGAAGGCGTCGAGTTTATTGAAGGGGAGGTTGCACAGAGCCTGAGTTCTTTTCTGGAAAATCCTGATTTTGAGATGATCAGACAGATGGTTCCCTGTAATCCTTTTACTGGGGCGTTCGAGCCCAACCCCGATGCAAGAGTTTTGGTGGTTCAG GTGAATCGGTTTAGCTGCGGCGGAATGTCGATCGGGTTGATCATATCTCACGCCATAGGCGATGGCGTCTCCATCACCGTGCTCGCCGACGCTTGGGCCAGAATCAACCGCGGTTGCGCCGCCGTGGACGACGGCGGGATCATCTTCGACGCCTCTAAACTCTTCCCGCCGGTGAAGGACACCGCTGCTCTTGATCAATTCGCCAGGGTGGCCAGAGGGACTGGTGAGGATAAAGATAAATACGTGGTGCGAAGATTCTACATTCCCGCCTCCGCCATAGATCAACTCAGGGAGCAATTACGTCTCATCTCTCATTACCGCCCCTCCCGCGCAGAAGCTCTTATAGCCGTCGTATGGGACGCG GTGATCGCCGCAAACCAAGAAAGACACAAAGGACGCATCAACCTCCACGTCCTAACCAGCATCATCAACATCCGGAACAGGATGGAGCCGCCGTTCCCGGCAAACTGCCTCGGCAACAACACCTTCGGCGCCACCGCCCATTGGAACCAACCCACGGACGGGAACCCCAGCCGGCACGCCCTGGCGGCGAAATTCCGCGACGCAGTCCGCGGCGTGAACGACGAGGCCGCTCGGAAGCGGTACGGCAAAGGGGGACTCCTGCACACGATGCTGCCCATAATGAGCGAGATCATCAAGCACGAAGGGGCCAAGAAGAACATGTACTGCCTGTACACGAGCAGCCTGCTGGGGATGCAGGTTTACGCGGCGGATTTCGGGTGGGGGAAGCCCAGATTGGCGGTGAACGCGCAGGTGATGAAGGACACGGTGGTTTTTATGGAGGGGAAGTTTGGAGGGGTTGATTTGTGGATGGGATTGCCGGAGGAGCTTATGAACATTGTCGTGAAAGTCCCGCAGTTTGCTGAGTTTGTTTCGGCTGGGTTTTCTAAATCAAAGATATGA
- the LOC116025347 gene encoding salutaridinol 7-O-acetyltransferase-like yields MKVEVRSKEIVRPSSPTPQSLKNYKLSFVDQFALNVRVPFVFFYDSSSGAYSHDHTIDELKKSLSETLSLMYPLAGRVKEDKLTIECNDEGVEFIVADVAEIMSCLLENPEMEKIKQLIPTGKAYEPQPVGKALVSVQVNRFSCGGMGFGVYVSHAIADASAVAIFFETWASINRGCAVNGSGFISGQPSILFPPLTDTSAIERSVKMAAEAIEQEEKSMIVKRFVIPANAIAQLREELICKENNKGSVQRPSRTEALTALVWAAVINATPPTQTVPLSCMVNLRSRMEPPLQPKCLGNFAYGATVHCEAAAKDGTVVTAVQLVEKIRDSLRAVNDGAARKMYGEGGLLRAAFAKGHEMVRNKDSSTTTLYTSSLCRQPYYEVDFGWGKPRLVVNLLKNSTVLFLDTIGGAVEVWMGLPKEVMHTLMQNRHFLRFCLS; encoded by the coding sequence ATGAAAGTTGAAGTTCGGAGCAAAGAAATAGTGAGGCCATCTTCTCCCACTCCTCAAAGTCTCAAGAATTACAAACTCTCTTTTGTGGATCAATTCGCTCTCAACGTCAGGGTTCCATTCGTCTTCTTCTACGACTCCTCCTCCGGAGCTTATTCTCATGATCATACCATTGATGAGCTCAAGAAATCACTCTCCGAAACCCTGTCTCTAATGTACCCGCTAGCAGGGAGGGTGAAGGAGGACAAGCTAACAATCGAATGTAATGACGAAGGTGTCGAGTTTATTGTGGCCGATGTTGCTGAAATCATGTCTTGTTTACTGGAGAATCCTGAGATGGAGAAGATTAAGCAGCTGATTCCTACTGGAAAGGCTTATGAGCCCCAACCGGTAGGAAAGGCACTGGTTTCGGTTCAGGTGAACCGGTTCAGCTGCGGGGGAATGGGCTTTGGGGTTTATGTTTCACACGCCATAGCCGATGCTTCAGCCGTTGCCATTTTCTTCGAAACCTGGGCATCCATTAACCGCGGCTGTGCTGTGAATGGAAGTGGATTCATTTCCGGTCAACCTAGCATCTTATTCCCTCCTTTGACGGATACTTCTGCCATTGAACGATCAGTGAAGATGGCGGCAGAGGCAATCGAGCAGGAAGAGAAATCCATGATTGTTAAAAGGTTCGTCATTCCTGCCAATGCCATAGCCCAACTCAGAGAAGAATTAATATGTAAGGAAAACAACAAGGGTTCTGTTCAACGCCCGTCTCGCACGGAGGCGTTAACGGCGTTAGTATGGGCGGCAGTGATAAACGCAACTCCTCCAACTCAAACTGTGCCGTTATCCTGCATGGTGAACTTGCGGAGCAGGATGGAGCCGCCGCTGCAGCCAAAATGTCTAGGGAACTTCGCCTACGGAGCCACCGTTCACTGCGAGGCGGCGGCGAAAGACGGCACCGTCGTAACCGCTGTTCAATTGGTGGAGAAAATACGCGATTCTCTCCGAGCTGTTAACGACGGAGCGGCGAGGAAGATGTACGGCGAAGGCGGGTTGTTACGCGCGGCGTTTGCCAAAGGTCATGAAATGGTGCGCAACAAAGATTCTTCAACGACAACGTTGTACACAAGCAGTCTGTGTAGACAGCCTTATTACGAAGTTGATTTCGGGTGGGGGAAGCCAAGACTGGTTGTGAATTTGCTCAAGAATTCAACGGTGCTTTTCTTAGACACCATTGGTGGAGCGGTAGAAGTGTGGATGGGATTGCCTAAGGAGGTTATGCACACTTTAATGCAAAACCGCCACTTTCTACGTTTCTGCCTCTCCTAA